ttaatagataagttaagtaggctaggaatagataaaagagtggtgctatggatccaagaattcttaaaaggtagaatccagagagttagagtaggtcatgaaatatcggaaattggaaatataagttcaggggtgccacagggcagcgttctgggtccattactctttataatttacgtaaatgacctatgccaggatattacatcaaatgtgaggctatttgcagacgactgcattatctatagaaagattagaaataattcagatgtagatgctattcaaacagacttgaataacatttacaactgggcgttaaagcataggatgaaaataaatggttctaaaagtaaatctataacattttgtaaaacccgagaggaaactagtctaaattacgaattcagtggtgttgtaattccgcaagaacaatgttgtaaatacctaggagtgtatttaaactccaaactttcttggggagagcatgttgataatgttacaggcaaagcatggagggcacttcactttattatgagaatcttgagaaaggctagccccaaatcgagggaaatagcatatctaacattagtgcgaccgttaatggaatacggaactacgtgttgggatccctatagaatatatcagataaattccttagaaagaatccagtatagggcagctaaatttgttaaaggtaaaagagaagatgggaacgatacgataaaagaacttaaatgggaaactttggaaaacagacgtaggaaaactagaataacatcattgtatagagcacatctaggtcagaaagcatgggtagacataacggctgggttagaaaagccaacgtactatggtaggaacgatcatgattttaaaatcaaatgtaggaaacagaaaacggatgtaggtaaattctcatttttaaatagaactataaatgattggaatgacctacctgcagcggtctttgagggctgtccttccttaaggagattcaagaataatttaaagagttgtgtataaagtgaaaattaaaattaaggtgacattcaacacttaattttttaaggtggcatgtatttatctagcctgacgagtttacttccttggtttgaattgtaaattatttaaaaatagcgtgtaagagggccttacactagaaatgtttagtttaaatgtagttctgtttataagtatgcataagaatgcaattatttgacttatttgaactattgtatcagtgaagcgaggtgagtcagtgaagttatggttttacagtgcagtgaacagttccgatcagtgataatttatagcgtcaatgaaatgtgttctatagtgtcagtgaaatgtgtgctaaagtgtcagtgaaatgcgtcatagtgccactacagggaatgagatgagagtaaagtgaaagactattgaaaattatgtaggacctatacataattatgtaggttgtgttgtaaaattaggtgttttattttatgtttaattattattgtgttaaattgtattgtgtattcttattgtattgtgtataaaattgtatatgtgttgtaaattttattatgtaggctattgtaaattttattgtgtattgcttatcattttaactgtgtattgttaatattgtatataccactgccaccgggtgcttgcccacttgcagtgtaaataaatacatacatacatacatacataccgaatGAATCACACAATACAAAAGCTTTGTAGTCCCACTTTTTGGTTTGTTCTTCATGTATTGTTTCAGCCTATGTCTTCCCTTGAACGCTATCATTTACTCATCAACACAAAGATTTTCATTCATAGGAATGGAGTTGAGATTCTTCACTAAGGAATCTAGAAATGgtcttattttgtataatttgtcATTACTCCTTtctacattttcattattattgaagTGAAGATTAGACTTTATTTCCTCCCATCTATTGCGCGGCATTGTATCAGCGACTGCTGGAACTTCAGTACCTTCTTTCCAATACATTCTGGAACCTGGCAAGccatatattgcatatattgacatataaaagcAGCAACCAATGAACTGCTCAATCTCTTCTAGAGAAAATTGTATTTGGTTTGTAGGATCAGGACTTGCTGCATAAAGGTTACTTTCATTCACCACATTGTTCAATATATTCTCATCCAATGGCTTTCTGAAATAATGTATAGGCTCATCAGGGCAGTTGGTTCCATCAGGAAGTCTCTCTTTCCATGGTTGAACTGGTTGTAATTGCCTAATTTTGTTTCACTTTCCAAGTAAAATCAACTGTGCCACCACATCTTTCTGAATAATTTCCTACTTGGGCATTATCGTTCCATCATCACTAGCATCATCCAAAACTTGGTGGTGGTTACCGGCAACTTCCCCATTCTCATCTGTATCGCTTTctggaataattatattttcttgggTCCTAAGGTTCTGATGCACTTCCACATCTTCACTATCAGATGCTAAATCAGGATCATCAGATGCGTAACCTCCTACAGTTTTCACTTTAGTTTCGCTTCTCTTGTTATGTCCATAAAACCTCTTTGGGTTCATCCCTGAATAGACTGTGTAAGAGAAATATTGACGGTGCTGTATTATATAGATACACTACAGTGATAAGAAAATTACGCAAAATAAGGCTGAAAGTAAATATGTTACAACTATAAAATaccaatattgtaaaattttacaggtactgttattaattttgtttcagtaaTCACGAAATGATCAtaaaagacaatataatataattattgtttaaaattataaaattatatgaagGCTCTGAATAcagtataaatagaaataaaaagaggaTTTCGACTGATCATTCTATATTTGCACTACCATGCTGCACGTGCATATCCTCAAACGTAGTAGCCCAATGTTGCATGAAAGACACAAAcgtatatttatgaaataatgcAAGATAAAATCGATTAACTGAATTTTACATTGTATaagtgttaaatttaatacttacgaatactgtgaatattttttaccacttaaattcacaaataaatatcacaaaaaataaacataaagttcGTCGATTTCACAACCTTCCCTCTGTGAGCAAACGCTAGCTTTCCTATGCTATCTGGTGAGAACAAATTACACTACTTATACAAACAAGGCATGGATTCTTAGCTGCCATACTGTGGCTCCAAAGACACATTGGGATACAGTGGTACTTGATcagaaatgtataaaaattgaataaaaagggATTGTTACTTTGAAGTCACGTTGGGCCATAGAgggttaagcacacttaaatgccatcgatcgggtcgggatcgaacacgcaatctcgagcacagaaagccagcactataccaagtaAGCTACCCGAGCCAACAATGTAATTCTTGCTTTGAGCTACAACATACAGTACTTCATATCTGAtactaaatttttttcaaaaagaaTTGGATCAATATTatcgtttttaaataaattatacattctCATCAAAGATTTCAGAGTATGGGAGAACTATACATGCATgtagtttcattaaaatattttcagtactttttGAGTGATTATATACACAATGAATGAACAAAATACACCACAAACCGTTCTGACACATGTCCAAACCTTCCCCCAACCACACCAACAGCACTTCTTAAAATGACTGGAACTAAATCATGTGGTGTAAGTGCCCCCATCTTTAGGCTAGGTAAGTCACTAATATGAAACATAGATTTTTCAGGAAGAGCCGAGAGTTTGACAAGAGTAGTGCTTATTTATAGTACTACCTCTCAAAACAGTGTCGATGAAGTTAACAATTTCCAGGAAACGCTTGTAATATTCTCCAAAGGAAATACAAATAATTTCTCTGCAGATAGTCTCACATGATGCTAAGTTTCAGATTGTATTTgtctattttgaaaataatgaaatgttcctcttattttttcaattactttattatttaaaatgcatCGAAAACATTATATCACTTGTGGGAAAAACAGAGTTTGACATTACTTCATATTGGTTTACGTCTCTTTACAACAAAATCAGAATTCAATAAAACACGTTCCTCTTTATAATATCCTATGAGGTATATTTTGGCAAAGGCAAGTGGAAACCAGATGAGATGAACTGTTGTGATGATATAGTTATGTACCAGTTTAGTCAGTCTGTATGTCCAGTCAGCAATGAATCACATGGGTAAAGAGTTATTCACAAATAAGCAGTTCATGTAATTTATTATGTAGTCATATTTATACATCAACAGAATCAAGATCTGAAAATTCCAGAAATctagtataaaaaaaattaattgtgagTTCTTGCACGTCAGCTGTTCCAGAATTGCTaagcaataacaacaaaatgaagcagGCAGTGAACAATGGACAGTCGATAACGTAAATGCAACAAAATTTAATATATCcattaaaaatccatatttattgtgaattaaaatacaatattacaTAAACTGTGGAGCTCTTTAATAGAAactaattacatttctttgtacAAAACTTGTGATAAGCAGTTAAATGGGGTATAAAGGTAATAATATTATTCACAAACAAACTCAAGTTTTCATatggaaagataaaaatataatttaaatatatttcagagaaacatctgaaagttacagaaatctcacattaaaaaaaaaaaagaaaaaaagaatagagTTTCTGCAAATCAGTCAACTGTTCAAGAATTGCTAagctataacaaaataaaacaggcagtgaacaaaggacagtcaaaaaCATAAATACAACTGAATTCAATATATCCCTTAAAAACCCACATTTATtgtgaattaaaatataatttgacaCAAACTGTGTTGTAAAAATCTTCAACAAGCATATGTATCATTTTAATAagtaatgaatttattaattagtTGTACTTTTTTCTACTAAACTTATGATGAGACAATGGAGTGTACAACTGATATGTTTATTCACAAAAAAAGCTCAAGTTTTCATatgaaaagaaacagaaaaagtttaaatatattttgaaaaaggaAGAGATTGAGCAATGGTGTGTAATGAATGTAGTAATATTTGTATATGAAGAGAAACGAGATCTGAAAGGTAACAGAAACctcatataaaaacaaatgaatagcaCGTCAGTCAGCTGTTCCAGAATTGCTaagcaataacaacaaaatgaagtagGCAGTGAACAATGGACAGTCGATATcgaaaatacaacaaaattctttaatatatccattaaaaattcacatttATTATGAATTCAAATATAATCTGACATAAATGTCGAGCATGTGGATCACTTAATGGGAATTAGTTAGTTGTTTCTTTGTACTAAACTTATAATAAGCACGTTAATCAATGGAGTGTGAAGCTGATATGATTATTCACAAActcgtcaaattttcatatgaaaagaaacaaaaagaatttaaatGTTACAGCATGCTCCCAATTATTCGTGTGGGAATTACTTGTTTTGCAGATTAACCATGCATGATTTTagctaaataattaattaaaaaaacaataaaaaaatttagtCTTACTTCCTGATCTacttctggacacatttacgtcTTTAAAGGAAAGAATGACAATATGTGTTGTGGAAGTGCTTCGGAGGGGACCACAAACTGAATTCACTTCTAATTGGAAACATGATCCTTGCAAATACCTACAGTAAAAGCaggattttttaaattatctttGCTTCCAGATTATCTGTTCCTAGGTCATCAGCCCagcaaagaaatttaaatttaaattatggttattTACCGatgctagcaactgcagaggatatatcagcgtcaccggtgtgtcagaattttgtctcgcaggagttcttttacatgccagtaaatctactgacatgagcctgtcgcatttaaacacacttaaatgccatcgacctgggtcgggatcgaacctgcaatctcgagcatagaaggccagcgctatactaattATGCTACTGAGGCCGACCCCAGCAAAGAAAAGCAAAAGAATCTGAAAAATACTGATGAAACTTCGAAATCTTAACatgttaataagaaaatgttacataacatggATATGTATTACTGGAAGACAGCATCTATGATGAATGATATGAACTAATGACCACAATAAAAAATCACTGCGTAAAGACTCTTAACATAACCCTGGATTAACAAGAAATGTCCCTTCTATTACATAGTGAAAAATAGTTTCATCATGTTTCTaggtgaattattaaaatatttcataattccttttaacaaaatataaatacacatTTTTCTATAAtgacgtccgccatgttgtttaTACTCTCTGAATTGTGCCTGGTGCTTGAGTTGTCTTTATACCTGACTGTACAAACTCTGTGCGTAAACAGCTAAACTGGCATCCACTCACCTTCACCGTGGAGAAATAATGAATGAGGAACACTCAGTTTTTGTCCTTTACTATAAAATCTACAATGAAAGACCGTATTTTACAACATGTAAGACGCACTTATTGCAGTGGCGGCTATTCAAGTGAAGTCTGTGAGggccaccttcacccctttttttgtgctttaataaaataaatatattttatcaataaattaaaataaaatgcattcctTACTAAACCGTATGTTGCTCTACTTTTTAATCTGTCTTGCTTGGCTTAATCTGCCCAGTTAACCTCTTTCTGGGGTACTTCAGAAGAACTCCTCACCAGACAGGTCACGTGGCCAGCAGATCAGGCAGTGAGAGATTTAAATGCTGAAGGTTCGGAGGAGACTTTCCTTTTCGCCTTCAGTAAACAAAGCTGGTTGCCATGACGATGACTTGTTTACTGTGAACTGCCGACCCTTTCCAAGATGCTGTTATGAAGATCTGGTGAAGAGCCATTCACCTGTTTTCTCTGTTCTCGGAAAACACTGTGATCGTAAAGGGCCTTgggccttatacttgtttggatgatgattaTTACTGAACTAAAATTTATGTATTCCCCAACTTGGGAGGTTGCCATATGACAAtaatggattttatttatttattttattgggttattttacgatgctgtatcaacatctaggttatttagcgtctgaatgaaatgaaggtgataatgctggtgaaatgattcggggtccagcaccgaaagttacccagcatttgctcatattggattgagggaaaaccccggaaaaaacctcaaccaagtaacttgccccaaccgggatccgaacccgggacgcctggtttcgtggccagacgcgctgaccgttactccacaggtgtggactacaataATGGAAATAAGATTACAATCGAATAAAACATGATAACAAATCAGGAATTTTAGAATATAGtgatcaatataaaatttaatgtgctaaaggaatgaagaaaatggtACTAGAAAAGTAACTCAGGATGTGGAATAAAGATGATGTCGCAGGATACAAACTGATAGCTTCAATGACTCAACATCCACATCTTTAATGATGGTGGTTTGTATTTGAAAGTATTTGGAGAAAGAAAGGAGAGGAGTGGTGATGGTTCCTCTTACACCAGTAAACAGACCAATAACTTCTATATCGCTAAGATGGTAGGCATTTTTGTAGTATGAAATGGTCAGCTGTTGTTAAATATTCAGCGCGagtttaaaattcaaataaagCTGTTTTAAAACGGTAAAATGTTTCAAACCACTGTTGAAAATGGTTAAGAattggtagaacggagaaaaattctctccggtgccgggactCAACCCAGGTTTCCAGTTTTATGTGCTGGCACTAAGCCACAttggattcaagttccgatgctggatggaatccttctcagtttaagttctacctactgtgttcccatCTTTTGGCCTAACCTCATGTACCGTGTTGCAATATGTGTGACAGTAGatacaatgtccaaccacaagtacagaggtgcagtcattacgagtgactgaatGGCCGGGGTCCAACGGAATATGGCGccatcttgaatcacaaagtgattactctttatcatattactatgatgtaccgaagtacatgaaccgttgttcagagcagaagtggtgtaagtcaaaaatgggtaatgagggttaaagtacacattctgtaaaatacagcgcaaagtagcaattaatattcaatttatttaaactattagtagtcagtggatacgAATTACAAATGGTAACAGAGCCTATTTTGCCAACGAAAGCTTTTATTTAAAAGCAAACTAATAACAAAAGAAGCCAAATATTAAGATTATATTGGACTATAATAAGACCAGCTGTCACCTACGCCTGTGAAACTTGGGtattgaaagaatcaatcaaacaaaaattgttaatttttgaaAGGAGGATTTTAAGAAGAATCTTTGGACCTCCAAGGATAGAAATGGCAATTGGAGAATAAAAACTAACAAAGAACTAAATGAGTTAATATacaatcaaaatataataaacttCATCAGGGCTATGAGGTTAAGttggtttattttttaaataatttattgatcgatcagtgCATTTAGCGCTAtaagatcatttctaaataaaatataaatacaatacatgacactgaattgagggcagcctagattgggctcctcaatgaacaaaaataattgttaattatggttggtgtgatgataaattttgattataatatgaggtccattggaagtcgggtcttgattctggtgggaaatgtggacttccttccgagagagtagtggacggcacctggaacattttctaggttgttatagaactccttagcttgtgaatgaataaactgtttgactgtgtcaataccagtttctctgtgtagttggctgttacggacaaaccaaggagaattgagtgaaattcgtaggactttattttgaaaggactggatgtgtttaatttcacttattgcagctcctccccagacaggacaggcataaagcagtagaggtcgtaatagagatgtgtaaagtagcatgcgattttgtagctttagagatgatttcttgttgaggagcggatataatttagcgagtcttgagcaggccaatttaagtttgttgttgatgtgatgtttccatgatagacggtgatcaaagtgcactccaagatattttacagcttcatcctttggtttccacggtaacacgttggttgaaagatttatgcatggaggattagcaggacgacacaaagtaaatatcattgctttgcatttattgtagttcagtgcgatgcgccaattttcaagccaagggcatatgatgtttaaggttacctgaaggtgatttgaggctatgttaatgttgcgatgggttgcataaatagctgtatcgtctgcatacatagcaattAAGTTGGTTTGGCCATGTtaaaagaatggaaaaaaaattgttgagaaggccaagacattcaattttgaagttgtAGTGCCTTGAGAAGAAGAAAGTAGTAGTCAATGgacagcacgaaggacatattaattgctactttgtgctgtattttacagaatttttactttacacctcattacccaattttgacttacaccacttctgctctgatcGGCTCATATGGCATTTCAGTGAAGTAATTCTgtgtttccatatggtgaagaatcagtagagtggagaaaaattctctcccacactgggactcgaacctgaTTTGTAGCTTTACgtgctggtgctttatccactaagccacacccggATTCGTCTCGATGCCAGATTGAATTcttctcatttttaagttctacttACTATGTTCCCCTTTGTTGACCTACCCTCGTGTATCGTACCACAGAATTACTGCTCTGAAACTCCATTATATACTTTGGTACATCACAGTAACTGTTGAAAATGATTTCAACTTGCATCCTGTggtttacttactggcttttaaggaacccggaggttcattgccgccctcacataagcccgccattggtccctatcctgagcaagattaatccgttctctatcatcatatcccacctccctcaaatccaattttaatattatcttccaatctacgtctcggcctccccaaaggtctttttccctccagcctctcaactaacaccctatatgcatttctggattcgcccataagtgctacatgccctgcccatctcaaacgtctggatttaatgttcctaattatgtcaggtgaagaatacaatgcgtgcagttctgtgttgtgtaactttctccattctcctgtaacttcatccctcttagccccaaatattttcctaagcaccttattctcaaacacccttaacctatgttcctctctcaaagtgggagtccaagtttcacaaccatacagaacaactggtaatataactgttttataaattctaactttcagattttttgacagcagactggatgacaaaagcttctcaactgaataataacaggcatttcccatatttattctgtgttcaatttcctcccgagtgtcatttatatttgttactgttgctccaagatatttgaatttttccacctcttcaaaggataaatttccaattttgatattACCTGGAAGATCTagtaacattaatttctgtcaggaatcAACCCTGCTTGGTCTCACACTAGAATCCAATACCACGCATATTTGTTTTCTGTCGCTTAAATATTCCATACTAAGCTATGTTCCTTATATGTcgtaaaatacattttgaagcaAAGCTTCACATCCGTCAAATATAAAATGAATGGTAACTGCAGTCCAGGAGTTGAGAAGTCAACTGCAAGCAAACAGCAGTTACGAACTGAAGGCAATGCAACCACAATGAGTAGCAGTGTTTCAAGATGGCTTCAATGCTTCACAGAAAATGGCTGCAACATCAAGGGCCAAGTGCTGCAGTCCTACGTCCTGTATGTTCACTATAACAGCAACCGTCACGCCTGAAGGAATACAGATCTCTGCTGCACTGTCTGACAGAGGCCCTTCTGTGAGAGTTTTAGAAGATGACTCAGATGGAGTAACAGGCACCATCAACAAGACACTGGACGCACCAACTGCACCACCAGTGTGCCCCACTGCAAATCTCTGGGTATCTCCGCCTCCGTGCTCCTGAACGGCCGGCACCACAACCCAGACCATGCCGTACCCGTCACTGCGTCCCCACTTCATTGTGGTTTTTGGCTGCACGGTCCACATTTCCCTCAACGTCTTGAATCGCAGGTAACCGGGTGGGTACAGTTTGTTGTCCTAGGAAAACAgacacagaaaatcaaaatatcTAATATTCGCGTGGAGAATGAACGTGACTAACAGATAGGCGAGGATTCAACTCGGGACTAAGactatacagggcgattcagaaAAAACGTGCAAAATTGAACAGGAAATAGAGCATGCTCTACAAAACATTTTGATATAGAGAACTTGGATCTGCGAAATCAATTAAGGAGATAAGGACGAGCCacttcaaaagggaaacaactgaaaatttaaGGTCTTgagataactgcatttttaaggttcatgttgctgtgaaaaatccattCAACAACACTCTAATTCGAACTTACAGTATAGAGGAAgaatcgtaaataatgtcattaatttcaagatttattctttgagatattgcactatcacctttacttttcaacttcgcgctagaatatgccattaggaaagtccgaaataacagagagggtttggaattgaacgggttacatcagctgcttgtctatgtggatgacgtgaatatgttaggagaaaatccacaaactattagagaagacatgaaaatgtatgatttgaggctttctcggcgttggttcgctaatatgttttcgcgggatatcagccgagttaagattttggaatgctccaagctttcgactgctatctctgcagccatcttcagggaagtgatgtccgaacagaaagtcgaaaggttatatagatgtggctgtctcaggtgaaacgggattggttggcggatcggccaatccggggccgggaattgtcatcgctcataagctccgcccctcccgggattgctgagtgaagtttggcgggcggcgagccctgttccgccggttggaatcggttgccgtcctcggtccgtgatcttcatgaccttgattgtaagaggccctgagttggtctaaggccggtgtccatgcctgactgagctggagtccactgtctctgttaaagttgtttttctccagcttgatctctatggcctccttgattgtacgatcccagtagtggcttgatttgttaatgaccttggtgtggtcaaacagtattttatgctccttttctatgctgtgttgcgccactgcagatttttccgggtaatacagcctcaggttcctcttatgttctttgattctgtcttctactgtgcggccagtctgccctatgtatacttcgccacactcgcatggaatcttgtaaatccctggagtccttaagccctgactgtctttaacctgacgtagatgactccggattttgctctgtggtttatggatggttttgatattaactttctggaggattctgcttattttgtgtgacacgctcccgcagaatggaatgaaagctttctttgtcggttcttgcttgctgtctaagtctattgtgttacatctcgtggtaacttgtttgagggctttgctgatgtctctccggctgtagttgttttgttgtagtgttctacgaagatggtccatttctgcaggcaagttgttgatatcggaaatgactatggcgcgatgtagtagactagtcaggacggacttcttctgcgaagggtggtggaggctgagtgcattcaggtacagatctgtgtgcgtcggctttctatacacgccatgtccgagagtaccatctgctttcctgtgtatgtggatatccaggaacggcagtgagccctctgactccacctccatggtgaactggatattcgcgtggatgctGTTGAGATGTTGTAGGAACTCTTGTAGCTTGTCTTGTCCGTGCGGCCAGACCACGAAGGTGTCGTCTACGTAGCGGAAGAAGTGGCTCGGCTTGTGTGTGGCTGAGTCTAGG
This sequence is a window from Periplaneta americana isolate PAMFEO1 chromosome 2, P.americana_PAMFEO1_priV1, whole genome shotgun sequence. Protein-coding genes within it:
- the LOC138713123 gene encoding uncharacterized protein isoform X1 gives rise to the protein MLHHTETITETQGITAYLDGKTESYSRPQAASEDPGGTGSSAASSHRGGEGPQGEVGLAVPAWPGGKEGREKVGSSNNIEELKEKLKLRERELRETQAELEKLKEESEREKVELRQKYEGERKLRLQQEEDNKLYPPGYLRFKTLREMWTVQPKTTMKWGRSDGYGMVWVVVPAVQEHGGGDTQRFAVGHTGGAVGASSVLLMVPVTPSESSSKTLTEGPLSDSAAEICIPSGVTVAVIVNIQDVGLQHLALDVAAIFCEALKPS
- the LOC138713123 gene encoding uncharacterized protein isoform X2, yielding MLHHTETITETQGITAYLDGKTESYSRPQAASEDPGGTGSSAASSHRGGEGPQGEVGLAVPAWPGGKEGREKVGSSNNIEELKEKLKLRERELRETQAELEKLKEESERDNKLYPPGYLRFKTLREMWTVQPKTTMKWGRSDGYGMVWVVVPAVQEHGGGDTQRFAVGHTGGAVGASSVLLMVPVTPSESSSKTLTEGPLSDSAAEICIPSGVTVAVIVNIQDVGLQHLALDVAAIFCEALKPS